One region of Emys orbicularis isolate rEmyOrb1 chromosome 4, rEmyOrb1.hap1, whole genome shotgun sequence genomic DNA includes:
- the LOC135877429 gene encoding perforin-1-like, translating to MMTAETVRTQETFCGALIHLQSTSLPAETQPSPGRRQTPGPKYSSAHLLQQEGSEADGTSWMGETIASAMPRFHAFIPLLLFIFPGASSHCHTGTANECKKHTAFVPGHSLVGEGIDVTTMGRKGAYLVDSSLWQHEDGTCTLCQNRLQGGQWQRLPLAAVDWRVRVSCRRKLSSSVQQSAMGMMASAASTVQNDWKVGLDVPVKPEVNVQVGLAGSHSKLASFVLDHTRMDKYSFMSHEVSCGYYRFRVSETPPLTSHFTLALENLPDQYDSKSKVEYQQLISNYGTHYMSQLQLGGRARDVTAVRVCEAALSSLTDDEIRDCLSMEAAVSIGMGSIKGGYSKCEEEKKKGKVQGSFHETYQERHVEVDGGESMTDVLFSGSDAKVFSAWIESLKASPGLVSYSLHPIHILVEQDDPKREALRRAVSEYIRERALMRNCTQSCPPGTQRSAHDPCSCVCPGDAMTNAMCCSRERGLGKLMVTVQKASGLWGDQSTATDAFVKVSFERREIRTNTIWNNNSPVWYVPLDFGTIHLTSTSKIRVQVWDEDKWNDDLLGGCDIPLESGGPHQKDCYLNHGRIWFQYSLRCGPHLGGRSCFDYVSQPPQKSTAKGKEVEAFW from the exons ATGATGACGGCTGAGACAGTGAGAACACAGGAGACCTTTTGTGGTGCCTTGATACACCTTCAAAGCACATCTCTCCcagcagagacacagcccagcccGGGACGCCGACAGACCCCAGGACCAAAATATTCCTCAGCTCATCTCCTGCAGCAG GAGGGTTCAGAGGCCGACGGCACCTCCTGGATGGGGGAAACCATTGCATCAGCCATGCCCAGATTTCATGCCTTCATCCCCCTACTCCTCTTCATCTTCCCTGGGGCCTCCTCCCATTGTCACACAGGCACGGCCAATGAATGCAAGAAGCACACGGCCTTCGTTCCCGGGCACAGCCTGGTTGGGGAGGGCATCGATGTGACCACGATGGGTAGGAAGGGGGCCTATCTGGTCGACAGCAGCCTCTGGCAGCACGAGGACGGCACCTGTACCCTGTGCCAGAACCGACTTCAGGGAGGGCAGTGGCAGAGGCTGCCGCTGGCTGCGGTGGACTGGCGGGTCCGCGTCTCGTGCCGCCGGAAGCTGAGCAGCTCGGTGCAGCAGTCGGCGATGGGCATGATGGCGTCGGCAGCGTCCACGGTGCAGAACGACTGGAAGGTGGGGCTGGACGTGCCTGTGAAGCCCGAGGTTAATGTCCAGGTGGGGCTGGCCGGATCACATTCCAAACTGGCCAGTTTCGTGCTAGACCACACGCGGATGGACAAAtatagcttcatgagccatgaggTGTCCTGCGGCTATTACAG GTTCCGGGTCAGCGAGACGCCCCCACTCACCAGCCATTTCACTCTGGCGCTGGAGAACCTCCCGGACCAGTACGACAGCAAATcgaaggtggagtaccagcagctaATCAGCAACTACGGCACCCACTACAtgtcccagctgcagctggggggcCGGGCGCGGGACGTGACGGCCGTGCGGGTCTGCGAAGCAGCATTGAGCAGCTTGACTGACGATGAGATCAGGGACTGCTTGAGCATGGAGGCGGCCGTGAGTATCGGAATGGGCTCGATCAAGGGTGGGTACAGCAAGTgcgaggaggagaagaagaaggggAAGGTCCAGGGGAGCTTCCATGAGACGTATCAGGAGCGCCACGTGGAGGTGGACGGAGGAGAGAGCATGACTGATGTGCTCTTCTCCGGCAGTGATGCCAAGGTCTTCTCGGCCTGGATTGAGAGTCTCAAAGCCAGCCCCGGCCTGGTGTCCTATTCGCTGCACCCCATCCACATCCTGGTGGAGCAGGACGACCCCAAGCGGGAGGCGCTGAGGCGGGCAGTCAGTGAGTACATCCGTGAGAGGGCCCTGATGAGGAATTGCACCCAAAGCTGCCCTCCGGGGACTCAACGCAGCGCCCACGACCCCTGCTCCTGTGTCTGCCCCGGGGATGCCATGACCAACGCCATGTGCTGCTCGCGGGAGCGCGGCCTGGGGAAGCTGATGGTCACAGTGCAGAAGGCCAGTGGCCTGTGGGGGGACCAATCTACTGCTACGGATGCCTTCGTCAAGGTCTCCTTTGAGAGAAGGGAGATCCGGACCAACACCATCTGGAACAACAACAGTCCCGTCTGGTACGTCCCCTTGGACTTTGGTACCATCCACCTCACCAGCACCAGCAAGATCCGTGTCCAGGTCTGGGACGAGGACAAGTGGAACGATGACCTGCTGGGAGGCTGCGACATCCCGCTGGAGTCTGGGGGGCCCCACCAGAAGGATTGCTACCTGAACCACGGCCGCATCTGGTTCCAGTACAGCCTGCGCTGTGGGCCCCACCTCGGGGGTCGGAGCTGCTTCGACTATGTCTCCCAGCCACCCCAGAAGAGCACAGccaaggggaaggaggtggaggccTTCTGGTGA